A DNA window from Hevea brasiliensis isolate MT/VB/25A 57/8 chromosome 2, ASM3005281v1, whole genome shotgun sequence contains the following coding sequences:
- the LOC110661738 gene encoding uncharacterized protein LOC110661738 isoform X2 — MVSTYSPFDNWLLFTSKPHCHLLNSNDSSSTLAKPSAYFKAKFAVDHRRSGSHDGAAREVAPCQWAIPRRNLCCTGSHMLFYNLEAVKIIESFQVFQGIRVHGITCGFVDYPEGSSSSRLDFKVVVFGEKRVKLFNLHIEIALKSQNQPQVCVDLALLHSLPRFSHWVLDVFFLKPLQMRRETIALPSDAVITLSVSGISQERCLLYSMRLWGDNLETLRIASGTIYNEIIIWKVVPQHGALPLTSTLEDHMPLKNSCSKAFHLHCQQHKAVHISRLIGHEGSIFRIVWSSDGSKLVSVSDDRSARIWAVKAEQKDSGNQEGEIAGPVLFGHNARIWDCCISGSLIVTAGEDCTCRVWRLDGKQLNLIKEHIGRGIWRCLYDPNSSLLITAGFDSAIKVHRLPASFPQSLEGQSEPKFIDRTEIFTSQIPNSSEHIGLMNSKSEYVRCLHFTCGDVLYVATNHGYLYHAQLFQTQGVKWTKLVQVGEKVPIVCMDLLNKKLPRQSCGVDDWVALGDGKGNVTVSRVMGNAETPVADLTCTWSAGKERQLLGTHWCKALGYRFIFTADPRGVLKLWKLHDPLFVVSHTSARTFDVSVVAEFTSSFGIRITCLDASSEDEVLVCGDLRGNLIVFPLYKGLLLDARTAPEIKIFPLCYFKGAHGISTVSSISISKLSSNEIEICSTGGDGCLCYFEYDRDRQSLEFIGMKQVKGLSLIESVSNNKSSPYDFANCGYAIGFASTDFIIWNLATEAKVLQIPCGGWRRPHCYYLSDVPEMDTYFAYVKDEVIYIHRQWIPESEMKIFPQNLHIQFHGREMHSLCFVCENAPTEANGKNGLFDKCSWIATGCEDGTVRLTRYTPGVESWSTSKLLGEHVGGSAVRSICFVSKMHIIPSDMTNLSDWRNKQSAFAEDRENPFLLISVGAKRVLTSWLLRNRMPDKKRNPFIEQEKNKDGNAYLPCISDSSSMSFKWLSTDMPTKNSTTHRKTKNIDKIGGMTKNVANMEIDVKSVSLLQEKGETESKGFLDDKDEDDWRYLAVTAFLVKCTGSRLTVCFIAVACSDATLALRALVLPHRLWFDVALLVPLLSPVLSLQQVVIPTHLPSGETTWIGNVYIVISGATDGSIAFWDLTDCIESFMRQLSVLDIKKLKNCQTRPRTGRGSQGGRWWRSLKSTMSKQKLADDLVAPKAEERTSCNLVNHSTGGASTSDAESCTTVCSQTMHDKPPLEPGVNNVDSTPGISEIQPLHVLNNVHQSGVNCLHVSNIQDSRSYDSDVLFSLISGGDDQTLHCIKFDLSLLSTGKDSEINIKDSAYCSEFPIKKYRIRFLCHDRVTSAHSSAIKGVWTDGTWVFSTGLDQRIRCWVLKEHCKLIEQTHLVVSVPEPEALCARACERNQYEIVVAGRGMQMVEFLAS, encoded by the exons ATGGTTTCTACTTACAGCCCATTTGATAATTGGCTCTTATTCACATCAAAACCTCATTGTCATTTGTTGAACTCAAACGACTCGTCCTCAACCCTCGCTAAACCCTCAGCTTATTTCAAAGCAAAGTTTGCAGTCGACCACAGAAGGAGCGGCAGCCATGACGGAGCAGCAAGAGAAGTGGCGCCTTGTCAGTGGGCAATACCTCGGCGAAATCTCTGCT GCACAGGCTCTCATATGCTGTTTTATAATTTAGAAGCGGTAAAGATAATAGAATCATTTCAAGTGTTTCAAGGAATTCGTGTGCATGGAATCACTTGTGGCTTCGTTGATTACCCAGAAGGATCATCttcttcaaggcttgatttcaaaGTTGTTGTCTTTGGTGAAAAGAGAGTGAAACTTTTTAACTTGCATATTGAAATAGCATTGAAGTCCCAAAATCAACCACAAGTTTGTGTAGATTTAGCTTTACTTCACTCCTTGCCCAGGTTTAGCCATTGGGTCTTGGACGTTTTCTTTTTGAAG CCACTTCAAATGAGGAGGGAAACCATTGCCTTGCCATCGGATGCAGTGATAACTCTGTCCGTATCTGGGATATCTCAAG AAAGATGCCTTCTGTATTCCATGCGGTTGTGGGGAGACAATCTGGAAACTCTACGAATTGCTTCTGGTACCATATACAATGAG ATCATTATTTGGAAAGTGGTTCCTCAGCACGGTGCCCTACCTTTGACAAGTACCTTGGAAGATCACATGCCTTTAAAGAATTCGTGTTCCAAGGCTTTCCATCTTCACTGTCAGCAGCATAAAGCAGTCCATATAAGTAGACTTATTGGCCATGAAGGTTCAATATTTCGCATAGTATGGTCCTCTGATGGATCCAAACTGGTTTCAGTCTCTGATGATCGCAG TGCTCGTATCTGGGCAGTTAAGGCTGAACAAAAAGATTCCGGTAACCAAGAGGGGGAAATTGCTGGCCCTGTGTTATTTGGCCATAATGCTAGGATTTGGGACTGCTGTATCTCTGGTTCT TTAATTGTCACTGCTGGTGAAGATTGCACATGCCGTGTATGGAGATTGGATGGTAAACAGCTCAACTTGATCAAGGAGCATAT AGGGCGAGGCATATGGAGATGTTTGTATGATCCAAACTCTTCACTTCTCATTACTGCCGGATTTGACTCTGCGATCAAAGTACATCGACTGCCTGCTTCTTTTCCCCAGAGCTTGGAAGGACAAAGTGAACCAAAGTTCATTGATAGAACAGAGATATTTACTAGTCAAATCCCAAATTCATCTGAGCATATTGGTCTCATGAACAG TAAAAGTGAATATGTACGTTGCTTGCATTTCACATGTGGAGATGTTCTTTACGTTGCCACAAACCATGGTTATCTGTATCATGCCCAATTGTTTCAAACCCAGGGTGTTAAATGGACTAAACTTGTCCAGGTCGGTGAGAAGGTACCAATTGTTTGTATGGATTTGCTGAACAAAAAGTTGCCCAGGCAGTCTTGTGGTGTTGATGACTGGGTTGCTTTGGGAGATGGTAAAGGAAATGTTACAGTTAGTAGAGTTATGGGCAATGCTGAAACTCCTGTTGCAGACTTAACTTGTACTTGGTCAGCTGGAAAAGAGAGACAACTATTAGGGACCCATTGGTGCAAGGCATTGGGATATAG GTTCATCTTTACTGCTGATCCTAGAGGAGTTCTGAAGCTGTGGAAGTTACATGATCCTTTATTTGTTGTTTCCCACACTTCTGCAAGAACTTTTGATGTATCCGTTGTAGCTGAATTCACATCATCTTTCGGAATTCGGATAACGTGTTTAGATGCGTCTTCTGAGGAtgag GTTCTAGTTTGTGGGGATCTTCGTGGAAATCTAATTGTTTTTCCTTTGTACAAGGGCTTGTTGCTGGACGCACGTACTGCAcctgaaataaaaatatttccgCTATGTTACTTTAAAGGGGCTCATGGAATATCAACTGTATCCAGCATTTCAATATCTAAATTAAGCTCCAATGAGATTGAAATATGCTCG ACTGGAGGAGATGGTTGCCTATGCTATTTCGAATATGACCGAGATCGACAAAGCTTGGAGTTTATAGGGATGAAACAAGTGaaaggattgagtttgattgaatcTGTATCTAACAATAAAAGTTCTCCTTATGATTTTGCAAACTGTGGTTACGCAATTGGTTTTGCTTCAACAGATTTCATAATATGGAACCTTGCAACTGAGGCAAAG GTTTTGCAAATTCCTTGTGGGGGATGGCGACGTCCTCATTGTTATTATCTTAGTGATGTACCAGAGATGGACACCTATTTTGCATATGTtaag GATGAAGTAATATATATTCATCGACAATGGATACCGGAAAGTGAGATGAAGATATTTCCCCAGAATTTGCATATCCAGTTTCATGGGAGAGAGATGCACTCCTTGTGCTTTGTATGTGAAAATGCGCCTACTGAAGCTAATGGGAAGAATGGTCTTTTTGATAAATGCAGTTGGATTGCTACTGGCTGTGAAGATGGAACTGTGAGGTTGACTAG ATATACTCCTGGAGTTGAAAGCTGGTCTACATCAAAATTGCTTGGGGAACATGTTGGTGGATCAGCAGTGAGATCAATATGCTTTGTGTCAAAGATGCACATAATTCCTTCAGATATGACCAACTTATCTGACTGGAGAAATAAACAAAGTGCTTTTGCAGAGGACAGAGAGAATCCATTTTTACTGATCTCTGTTGGTGCAAAGCGGGTCCTAACATCTTGGCTACTGAGAAATAGGATGCCAGACAAGAAGAGAAACCCATTTATTGAACAAGAAAAAAACAAAGACGGAAATGCATACTTGCCTTGTATAAGTGATTCCTCTTCAATGTCATTCAAGTGGCTTTCCACTGACATGCCTACCAAAAATTCCACTACTCATAGGAAAACAAAAAATATTGACAAAATAGGAGGAATGACCAAAAATGTTGCTAACATGGAAATTGATGTAAAGTCTGTGTCTCTTTTACAAGAAAAGGGTGAGACAGAATCAAAAGGTTTCCTTGATGATAAAGATGAAGATGACTGGAGATACCTGGCTGTCACTGCTTTTCTTGTGAAGTGTACTGGTTCCAG ATTAACTGTCTGTTTTATCGCTGTTGCTTGTTCGGATGCCACACTTGCATTGCGAGCTCTTGTTTTACCACATCGGTTATG GTTTGATGTTGCTTTATTGGTCCCACTGTTATCACCAGTCTTGTCATTGCAGCAAGTTGTCATTCCTACACACCTGCCTTCTGGAG AAACCACTTGGATTGGAAATGTGTACATTGTGATAAGTGGAGCAACTGACGGAAGCATTGCTTTTTGGGATCTGACTGACTGCATTGAATCTTTTATGAGGCAGTTGTCAGTCCTTGACATAAAAAAACTCAAAAATTGTCAGACACGGCCACGTACAGGAAGAGGAAGTCAGGGTGGACGATGGTGGAGATCACTAAAAAGTACCATGTCTAAGCAAAAACTAGCTGATGATTTAGTTGCTCCTAAAGCCGAGGAGAGGACTAGCTGCAATTTGGTTAACCATTCAACAGGTGGAGCATCAACGAGTGATGCTGAAAGCTGCACAACAGTTTGTTCTCAAACTATGCATGATAAACCTCCTCTTGAGCCAGGAGTGAATAATGTTGATTCCACACCTGGGATAAGTGAAATACAGCCCCTACATGTTCTCAATAATGTTCACCAATCTGGTGTAAATTGTCTCCATGTTTCAAACATACAAGATTCTAGAAGTTATGACTCCGATGTTTTGTTCAGTTTAATAAGTGGGGGTGATGATCAAACCCTTCACTGTATCAAATTTGATTTGTCACTGCTATCAACAGGCAAGGATTCTGAGATCAACATAAAGGATTCTGCTTATTGTAGTGAATTCCCTATCAAGAAGTATAGAATCAGATTCTTATGTCATGATAGAGTCACCTCAGCTCATAGCTCTGCCATAAAAG GTGTTTGGACGGACGGCACATGGGTGTTTTCAACTGGGCTTGATCAGCGCATCAGATGCTGGGTTCTGAAGGAACACTGTAAATTGATTGAGCAAACTCATTTAGTAGTGAGTGTTCCGGAGCCAGAAGCATTATGTGCCAGAGCCTGTGAAAG GAACCAGTATGAAATTGTGGTTGCTGGAAGAGGAATGCAAATGGTtgagttcttggcatcctag
- the LOC110661738 gene encoding uncharacterized protein LOC110661738 isoform X1 encodes MVSTYSPFDNWLLFTSKPHCHLLNSNDSSSTLAKPSAYFKAKFAVDHRRSGSHDGAAREVAPCQWAIPRRNLCCTGSHMLFYNLEAVKIIESFQVFQGIRVHGITCGFVDYPEGSSSSRLDFKVVVFGEKRVKLFNLHIEIALKSQNQPQVCVDLALLHSLPRFSHWVLDVFFLKNHAATSNEEGNHCLAIGCSDNSVRIWDISRSSVILEVQSPERCLLYSMRLWGDNLETLRIASGTIYNEIIIWKVVPQHGALPLTSTLEDHMPLKNSCSKAFHLHCQQHKAVHISRLIGHEGSIFRIVWSSDGSKLVSVSDDRSARIWAVKAEQKDSGNQEGEIAGPVLFGHNARIWDCCISGSLIVTAGEDCTCRVWRLDGKQLNLIKEHIGRGIWRCLYDPNSSLLITAGFDSAIKVHRLPASFPQSLEGQSEPKFIDRTEIFTSQIPNSSEHIGLMNSKSEYVRCLHFTCGDVLYVATNHGYLYHAQLFQTQGVKWTKLVQVGEKVPIVCMDLLNKKLPRQSCGVDDWVALGDGKGNVTVSRVMGNAETPVADLTCTWSAGKERQLLGTHWCKALGYRFIFTADPRGVLKLWKLHDPLFVVSHTSARTFDVSVVAEFTSSFGIRITCLDASSEDEVLVCGDLRGNLIVFPLYKGLLLDARTAPEIKIFPLCYFKGAHGISTVSSISISKLSSNEIEICSTGGDGCLCYFEYDRDRQSLEFIGMKQVKGLSLIESVSNNKSSPYDFANCGYAIGFASTDFIIWNLATEAKVLQIPCGGWRRPHCYYLSDVPEMDTYFAYVKDEVIYIHRQWIPESEMKIFPQNLHIQFHGREMHSLCFVCENAPTEANGKNGLFDKCSWIATGCEDGTVRLTRYTPGVESWSTSKLLGEHVGGSAVRSICFVSKMHIIPSDMTNLSDWRNKQSAFAEDRENPFLLISVGAKRVLTSWLLRNRMPDKKRNPFIEQEKNKDGNAYLPCISDSSSMSFKWLSTDMPTKNSTTHRKTKNIDKIGGMTKNVANMEIDVKSVSLLQEKGETESKGFLDDKDEDDWRYLAVTAFLVKCTGSRLTVCFIAVACSDATLALRALVLPHRLWFDVALLVPLLSPVLSLQQVVIPTHLPSGETTWIGNVYIVISGATDGSIAFWDLTDCIESFMRQLSVLDIKKLKNCQTRPRTGRGSQGGRWWRSLKSTMSKQKLADDLVAPKAEERTSCNLVNHSTGGASTSDAESCTTVCSQTMHDKPPLEPGVNNVDSTPGISEIQPLHVLNNVHQSGVNCLHVSNIQDSRSYDSDVLFSLISGGDDQTLHCIKFDLSLLSTGKDSEINIKDSAYCSEFPIKKYRIRFLCHDRVTSAHSSAIKGVWTDGTWVFSTGLDQRIRCWVLKEHCKLIEQTHLVVSVPEPEALCARACERNQYEIVVAGRGMQMVEFLAS; translated from the exons ATGGTTTCTACTTACAGCCCATTTGATAATTGGCTCTTATTCACATCAAAACCTCATTGTCATTTGTTGAACTCAAACGACTCGTCCTCAACCCTCGCTAAACCCTCAGCTTATTTCAAAGCAAAGTTTGCAGTCGACCACAGAAGGAGCGGCAGCCATGACGGAGCAGCAAGAGAAGTGGCGCCTTGTCAGTGGGCAATACCTCGGCGAAATCTCTGCT GCACAGGCTCTCATATGCTGTTTTATAATTTAGAAGCGGTAAAGATAATAGAATCATTTCAAGTGTTTCAAGGAATTCGTGTGCATGGAATCACTTGTGGCTTCGTTGATTACCCAGAAGGATCATCttcttcaaggcttgatttcaaaGTTGTTGTCTTTGGTGAAAAGAGAGTGAAACTTTTTAACTTGCATATTGAAATAGCATTGAAGTCCCAAAATCAACCACAAGTTTGTGTAGATTTAGCTTTACTTCACTCCTTGCCCAGGTTTAGCCATTGGGTCTTGGACGTTTTCTTTTTGAAG AATCATGCAGCCACTTCAAATGAGGAGGGAAACCATTGCCTTGCCATCGGATGCAGTGATAACTCTGTCCGTATCTGGGATATCTCAAGGTCTAGCGTAATTCTTGAAGTCCAATCTCCAG AAAGATGCCTTCTGTATTCCATGCGGTTGTGGGGAGACAATCTGGAAACTCTACGAATTGCTTCTGGTACCATATACAATGAG ATCATTATTTGGAAAGTGGTTCCTCAGCACGGTGCCCTACCTTTGACAAGTACCTTGGAAGATCACATGCCTTTAAAGAATTCGTGTTCCAAGGCTTTCCATCTTCACTGTCAGCAGCATAAAGCAGTCCATATAAGTAGACTTATTGGCCATGAAGGTTCAATATTTCGCATAGTATGGTCCTCTGATGGATCCAAACTGGTTTCAGTCTCTGATGATCGCAG TGCTCGTATCTGGGCAGTTAAGGCTGAACAAAAAGATTCCGGTAACCAAGAGGGGGAAATTGCTGGCCCTGTGTTATTTGGCCATAATGCTAGGATTTGGGACTGCTGTATCTCTGGTTCT TTAATTGTCACTGCTGGTGAAGATTGCACATGCCGTGTATGGAGATTGGATGGTAAACAGCTCAACTTGATCAAGGAGCATAT AGGGCGAGGCATATGGAGATGTTTGTATGATCCAAACTCTTCACTTCTCATTACTGCCGGATTTGACTCTGCGATCAAAGTACATCGACTGCCTGCTTCTTTTCCCCAGAGCTTGGAAGGACAAAGTGAACCAAAGTTCATTGATAGAACAGAGATATTTACTAGTCAAATCCCAAATTCATCTGAGCATATTGGTCTCATGAACAG TAAAAGTGAATATGTACGTTGCTTGCATTTCACATGTGGAGATGTTCTTTACGTTGCCACAAACCATGGTTATCTGTATCATGCCCAATTGTTTCAAACCCAGGGTGTTAAATGGACTAAACTTGTCCAGGTCGGTGAGAAGGTACCAATTGTTTGTATGGATTTGCTGAACAAAAAGTTGCCCAGGCAGTCTTGTGGTGTTGATGACTGGGTTGCTTTGGGAGATGGTAAAGGAAATGTTACAGTTAGTAGAGTTATGGGCAATGCTGAAACTCCTGTTGCAGACTTAACTTGTACTTGGTCAGCTGGAAAAGAGAGACAACTATTAGGGACCCATTGGTGCAAGGCATTGGGATATAG GTTCATCTTTACTGCTGATCCTAGAGGAGTTCTGAAGCTGTGGAAGTTACATGATCCTTTATTTGTTGTTTCCCACACTTCTGCAAGAACTTTTGATGTATCCGTTGTAGCTGAATTCACATCATCTTTCGGAATTCGGATAACGTGTTTAGATGCGTCTTCTGAGGAtgag GTTCTAGTTTGTGGGGATCTTCGTGGAAATCTAATTGTTTTTCCTTTGTACAAGGGCTTGTTGCTGGACGCACGTACTGCAcctgaaataaaaatatttccgCTATGTTACTTTAAAGGGGCTCATGGAATATCAACTGTATCCAGCATTTCAATATCTAAATTAAGCTCCAATGAGATTGAAATATGCTCG ACTGGAGGAGATGGTTGCCTATGCTATTTCGAATATGACCGAGATCGACAAAGCTTGGAGTTTATAGGGATGAAACAAGTGaaaggattgagtttgattgaatcTGTATCTAACAATAAAAGTTCTCCTTATGATTTTGCAAACTGTGGTTACGCAATTGGTTTTGCTTCAACAGATTTCATAATATGGAACCTTGCAACTGAGGCAAAG GTTTTGCAAATTCCTTGTGGGGGATGGCGACGTCCTCATTGTTATTATCTTAGTGATGTACCAGAGATGGACACCTATTTTGCATATGTtaag GATGAAGTAATATATATTCATCGACAATGGATACCGGAAAGTGAGATGAAGATATTTCCCCAGAATTTGCATATCCAGTTTCATGGGAGAGAGATGCACTCCTTGTGCTTTGTATGTGAAAATGCGCCTACTGAAGCTAATGGGAAGAATGGTCTTTTTGATAAATGCAGTTGGATTGCTACTGGCTGTGAAGATGGAACTGTGAGGTTGACTAG ATATACTCCTGGAGTTGAAAGCTGGTCTACATCAAAATTGCTTGGGGAACATGTTGGTGGATCAGCAGTGAGATCAATATGCTTTGTGTCAAAGATGCACATAATTCCTTCAGATATGACCAACTTATCTGACTGGAGAAATAAACAAAGTGCTTTTGCAGAGGACAGAGAGAATCCATTTTTACTGATCTCTGTTGGTGCAAAGCGGGTCCTAACATCTTGGCTACTGAGAAATAGGATGCCAGACAAGAAGAGAAACCCATTTATTGAACAAGAAAAAAACAAAGACGGAAATGCATACTTGCCTTGTATAAGTGATTCCTCTTCAATGTCATTCAAGTGGCTTTCCACTGACATGCCTACCAAAAATTCCACTACTCATAGGAAAACAAAAAATATTGACAAAATAGGAGGAATGACCAAAAATGTTGCTAACATGGAAATTGATGTAAAGTCTGTGTCTCTTTTACAAGAAAAGGGTGAGACAGAATCAAAAGGTTTCCTTGATGATAAAGATGAAGATGACTGGAGATACCTGGCTGTCACTGCTTTTCTTGTGAAGTGTACTGGTTCCAG ATTAACTGTCTGTTTTATCGCTGTTGCTTGTTCGGATGCCACACTTGCATTGCGAGCTCTTGTTTTACCACATCGGTTATG GTTTGATGTTGCTTTATTGGTCCCACTGTTATCACCAGTCTTGTCATTGCAGCAAGTTGTCATTCCTACACACCTGCCTTCTGGAG AAACCACTTGGATTGGAAATGTGTACATTGTGATAAGTGGAGCAACTGACGGAAGCATTGCTTTTTGGGATCTGACTGACTGCATTGAATCTTTTATGAGGCAGTTGTCAGTCCTTGACATAAAAAAACTCAAAAATTGTCAGACACGGCCACGTACAGGAAGAGGAAGTCAGGGTGGACGATGGTGGAGATCACTAAAAAGTACCATGTCTAAGCAAAAACTAGCTGATGATTTAGTTGCTCCTAAAGCCGAGGAGAGGACTAGCTGCAATTTGGTTAACCATTCAACAGGTGGAGCATCAACGAGTGATGCTGAAAGCTGCACAACAGTTTGTTCTCAAACTATGCATGATAAACCTCCTCTTGAGCCAGGAGTGAATAATGTTGATTCCACACCTGGGATAAGTGAAATACAGCCCCTACATGTTCTCAATAATGTTCACCAATCTGGTGTAAATTGTCTCCATGTTTCAAACATACAAGATTCTAGAAGTTATGACTCCGATGTTTTGTTCAGTTTAATAAGTGGGGGTGATGATCAAACCCTTCACTGTATCAAATTTGATTTGTCACTGCTATCAACAGGCAAGGATTCTGAGATCAACATAAAGGATTCTGCTTATTGTAGTGAATTCCCTATCAAGAAGTATAGAATCAGATTCTTATGTCATGATAGAGTCACCTCAGCTCATAGCTCTGCCATAAAAG GTGTTTGGACGGACGGCACATGGGTGTTTTCAACTGGGCTTGATCAGCGCATCAGATGCTGGGTTCTGAAGGAACACTGTAAATTGATTGAGCAAACTCATTTAGTAGTGAGTGTTCCGGAGCCAGAAGCATTATGTGCCAGAGCCTGTGAAAG GAACCAGTATGAAATTGTGGTTGCTGGAAGAGGAATGCAAATGGTtgagttcttggcatcctag